From the genome of Bacteroidia bacterium:
TATCATTAAAAACGAGGTTGTTACACTTTCTCCACAATGGTCAATAGTGGGTGACCACCTTAATCAAATAGATAGAACAATCGGTATTTTAGAATCAAGTATAACCTCAGTTAAAAATGAGTTGGCTCAAGCTGCCAGAGTAAACAACGAAGAACAAAAAGAACAAGCTCAACAGCGAGTAGCAGTTTTTGTTGAAAAATATCAAGGCCATACCCGAAAATTTAAGCAAACCTATCAGCGTTTACGTAAAACCTATACTAAGTATCGTACCGAATTTAACGAATGGGAAACCAATATCCTTAGTGATAACATTACTGATAATCAAGGAGCTACCGTAACGTTAAAACAATTTAAAAGAAAATACAAAGATATTTTTAATGATACCAGCACAACCGAAATACAGCTAAATCAAGAAATTTTAGACTACAATACAAACATTCGCCAGTTAGCTGAATCTATGGGTGTTTATACCAGCTACGAAATAACCCTAAAATAAACCCCGTATGAATAGCAAAGTATATGTTGGGAAATTATACAGCAGCTTAATCAAAATCATTAATTACAAGACAATTACCATTACTTTTTTGTCTTTGGGAGCTACCTACATTTGCCATCATTTTGGTTATACGGCAGACTTTCCGCAGGCGTTGATAGCCACAGCTATCGTTTTCCCGATTGTTTTTTCCATCAACTCTGCTTACCAACGGAGAGAAGCAGCCCTAAAAAGCCTTGCCCAAATAAAATCAGGCGGTTTATGTATTTACTACGCTGCCCGAGATTGGGGAGACCCTAAGTTTGACCAGAATAACCCATTCCCAGAACGAGTAAAATCTTTATGTTTAGAACTTTTAATGGATATTGAACTCTTTTTCATCGCTCAAGAAGAAATTGATACCCAACGAGAACAAGTAGTTTATAGCCGATTTTCAGATTTTTCTAAATTGATTAGAGAGATGAGAACCGTTGGTATTACACCAAGTGAAATATCCAGACTTAGCCAATATCTAAACAAAATGATAATGTGTTTTGAAGAAATGAAACTAATCATCAGCTACCCGACTCCAATCACATTACGAGCTTATAGTAAAGTATTTATATTTTCTTTTCCGATAATTTACGGGCCTTTTTTTGCCCACACATTCAAAGACTATACCAATGGATTAAGCTACGTTCTGCCAATTTTATACTCATTTGTTTTAGTTAGTTTAGATAATATTCAGGAACATTTAGAAAATCCTTACGACCAGTTAGGAGAAGACGATATTCGAATAGAAGTAAAAGAATATATGAAACTATTTGTGGATCAGGAGAAATCGTGGGATATAAGCGCGTAGTTAAGTAGCATCCTATGCGAGGTTCTGATAAAAACAAGGCAGAAACTCCTTTGATGCGCCAGCATCGGGAAATAAAGACAAAATATCCGGGAGCTATTTTGCTCTTTCGGGTAGGTGATTTTTATGAAACTTTTGGAGAAGATGCTATCATTACTGCACAGGTTTTGGGAATTACGCTAACCAAACGCTCTAACGGAGCAGCAGCCGACCAAGAATTAGCCGGATTTCCGTATCATTCGTTAGATACTTATTTACCAAAATTGGTTCGAGCAGGGCATAGAGTTGCTGTCGTTGACCAATTAGAAGACCCGAAACAAGCCAAAGGAATTGTTAAACGCGGCGTTACCGAATTAGTAACGCCCGGAATCGCTTTGAATGATAAAATATTAGAAACCAAGCGCTACAATTATCTAATGGCAATACTTTTTAGCCATAGCACTACCTCTGCCGCATTTATAGAACTTTCTACTGGAGATTTTTTTTGCTTTTCAGGAAAACCAACGGATATTCAAAAAGTTACTTATGCTTTACAGCCAACTGAAATTATCGTAGGCCGTACTGATTATCCCAAATTGATAGAACTTTTGGGTAAAGATTATCATATTTTTCGCCTTGAAGACTGGCCTTTTCAGTATGATACTGCATACAAAATTTTAACCCACCATTTTAGAACTGCTTCTTTAAAAGGTTTTGGCGTTCAGGAAGAAGAATACGGAATCCGAGCTGCCGGCGCACTCTTGCATTATCTGCATGAAAACGAACAAAAAAATCTTTCCCATATCCATAAGATTTACGTACTCCCGCAGCATGATTTTATGATGATGGATAAATTTACCTTACGAAATTTAGAAATCATTGAACCCATTCATCCCGAAGGTAAATCATTAGCTGATGCCTTAGATTGCACTTTAACACCAATGGGCGCACGGTTACTGCGCCGGTGGCTCGTATTTCCGCTATCCGACTTGCAACAAATTCAATATCGGCAAAATACCGTAGAAACTTTCATTATTCAGCAGCCTAAGCTGGCGGAATTAGCCAGTTTCTTGAAAAATATCGGAGACTTAGAACGAACAACGGCACGGTTAGCAGCCCGTAAAATATCCCCCAGAGAAGCTACCCAACTCCGAAATGCCCTCCATTACTTTTTTCCACTATTTGAATTATTGCAGCAAGTTGCCCCGCAAACAACTCAAACACTAATTCCCGTTATACCTGATATTCAAGAGGCAGTTACATTGCTCAAAAAAACGTTGCTTCCAGAATGCCCCGTGCAAACAAATGCCGGAAATATTATCCAAGATGGTATATCTGATAAATTAGATGAATATCGAAACATCCGCCTACACGCTCAAGCGATTCTATCAGATATTCAAGAACGAGAAATAACAAAAACCGGAATTTCCACCCTAAAAATATCCTTCAACAATGTTTTTGGCTACTATATCGAAATCACCAATGCCCATAAGCACAAAGTTCCGCCGGATTATATCCGAAAACAAACCCTAACAAACGCAGAACGCTACATAACTCCGGAACTCAAGCAATTAGAGGAAAAAATATTACACGCCGAAGATCGTATGGTTCAATTAGAATCTGAACTGTATCAAGAACTAATCGAAAAGCTATTGGCGTGGGTTACGTCTATTTCGGCAGCGGCTAAAGCCGCTGCCGAAATAGACGTATTGCGTTGCTTCGCTTGGAATGCAATTAAGTTACAGTATTGCAAACCGGAGTTTCATGAAAACCCTACACTTGAAATTATAGAAGGCCGTCATCCTGTAATTGAGATATTGCTCCCACGAGATAAACCATTTATACCAAACGATATTTATTTATCTCCTGATAATCAACAGATTTTGCTGATAACCGGCCCGAATATGTCTGGTAAGTCTGTTATTTTACGGCAAACGGCGTTGATTGTTTTGCTGGCTCAGTCGGGTAGTTTTGTGCCGGCTACCCAAGTGCGCTTAGGAATTGTGGATAGGCTCTTTACACGTGTAGGTGCGAGCGATAACGTTTCTGCCGGCGAAAGCACATTCATGGTAGAAATGAATGAAACAGCACAAATTGTGCACCAAGCAACCCCCAGAAGCCTCGTCCTGCTCGATGAAATCGGGCGCGGAACCAGCACCTATGACGGAATCTCAATTGCATGGGCATTGGTAGAATACCTGCATAACGAACCCAGCATTTCTGCAAAAACCTTATTCGCAACGCATTATCATGAATTAGCAGCCTTAGATGACCAACTCCCCCGCGTTCAAAACTATCACGTTCAGGTACAAGAAACCCAAGAAGAAATTATTTTCCTGCGAAAAATAGTACCCGGAAATAGTGAACACAGTTTTGGTATCCATGTTGCAGAGCTCGCCGGAATCCCCAAACCGATTACCCAACGCGCCCATGAAATCTTAAAATGGCTTGAAAGCCAAAGAGATAATAGACCAGCCGAAAACCAAAACCTGCCTACTATCAAAAAAACAAAAATTCAACAGCCGCTACAGCTTCAGCTATTTGCCTTAGCTGACGAACAAGCATTTAAAGTACGAAAAGAAATTGAAGAAATTGATATTGAAAGACTTACTCCCATAGAAGCCCTCTTGAAATTGCAATATTTAAAACGTCTTTTAGAACACTAACGCCTATTTTGCCTCCGTTGCGTCTCAAGCCATAAAACGGTATTCCTTACTCCTTGAGCAAAGTGTTGAAACTTTTCTTGGTTTGACTTATCAACTATGTTATGTGCCAAACGCTGCCCCCCAAAGTAAAATGAAAAAAATAAACCATAACCAACTAATGCACTGCTTACATAGTAATGATTTAATAACCAATAACTTCCTATAAAAACAAACGCAGATTGAATCATCATTGAGGAAATTCCTTTGTACCAGCTTCCGGCATAAATCTGCCCTAAGCCCGGAAAAAAAGATAACCTTTCTGCTAAAATAGGGTTTTTAAACTTTGGCAACTTCCATATTTTTAACAATGAATCTTTTACAGTTTCATTCGCCCAATCTTCTATAAATTGTTTGTATAAATTCTGCGTAATTTGGATATTCTCAAAATTCTGAATATCAAGCATTGACAAGATATGTAACCATTGGCACTGAATAGAATCCTGTTTGTTTGCCGAAGATAAAAAATCCATTACGGTATTTCGGCAAGCCTGAAAATTGCCTATTGTGTAATAAGAAACAGCTAATTCATACCGAACTTGCTGCGCAATCTTGGGGCTAAGGGAATCTATAGAGATCCTAAGCAATGTTTTTAAGGCAAAATCATATTTTTTAACTTGCTGATAAATAGTAGCTTTTTCCAACAAAATAGCGGCAGTATTATCATTATTTTTTTCAGAATGATTAGAAGTTTCCTGAAAATACCGTTTTTCGGTTTCTACTATTTTTTTCAGCATAGAATCCGGTAACTGTAATAATGGCTGCGCCGGTGCGTTAGGGATAGATATAACGAATAGGCAAACGCAGATCCAGTAATAAAGTTTGCTTGAATGTATCAAATTTTTCACGATAACTAATACCCACACTAAGCGCGCTCCCCCAGATGTTTCCAACATAAAATACTGTAAATAAAGAACTTGAAATTATCATTTGCGGCGAAAATCGTTTGTCTATATGCCATGCATCCCAAACCAATGCGGCTAAGATAACTTGCTGTAAAAATGCTGTATAAGCACTCATTTTTTTGCCGGCATATAATTTCCCTGCTCCCGGAACGGCAGCCGAAAGTACACCTGCTAAAAACGGGCTTTTGTGTGGTAACTGCTTATAATCTCTATAACGTGCCCACAAAGACTCTTTCAAAGTCAATAGCTCAGGAATAGCTGTCTTAAATATTGGTTCTTCCAAGATGCGAATGCACTTTTTCGGCTGATGCGAAAGTAGCCCCAAACCGGCATCTAATAAATGATGATATAGCTGGATATTATTATTTGAAGATATTGGCATCTCTTCTATAATAGAAACTGCCCGATTCAGACTGTCAGGCAATGCAGCTAAAACCAACTGCCCCATCCCTGCATGAAATAATAAACTATCATGTCGAATACCCTGAAATAAAGTAGCTGCAAAGTCTAATTTATTGATAGCTAACCAAGAACAAGCGGTGTAGTATAAAGTTGAATCGGTATGATATTCTTTTGGCAAAGTTTGAAAGTGGTAAATACATTCTTCATAAAGAGCATTATGATATAGATGTGCCGAAAAGCTGCTTTCAGATTGCGCGGCTCCCTGCCACGTAATTATAAAGAATAAACCCGCCTGAAAAAAGCTAAAAAAATTTAGGCTCAAAAAATACCGACACCAAGTTAGCATGAAATCTTAATTTCGCACCAAATATAACTATGGGATTCAAATGTGGAATTGTTGGGCTACCCAACGTAGGAAAATCTACCTTATTTAATGCATTATCTAACAACCAAGCCGAAGCAGCAAATTATCCTTTTTGTACAATAGAGCCAAATGTTGGAATTATTAAGGTTCCGGATAGCCGCTTAGATGCCTTGATAGAATTGGTAAGGCCGCAAAATGTAGTACCTACGGTCGTCCAAATTGTGGATATAGCCGGCTTAGTAAAAGGTGCCAGCAAAGGAGAAGGACTCGGAAACCAGTTTTTAGCAAATATCCGCGAATGCGATGCTATCATACACGTTTTAAGGTGCTTCCAAGATGAAAAT
Proteins encoded in this window:
- the mutS gene encoding DNA mismatch repair protein MutS; translation: MRGSDKNKAETPLMRQHREIKTKYPGAILLFRVGDFYETFGEDAIITAQVLGITLTKRSNGAAADQELAGFPYHSLDTYLPKLVRAGHRVAVVDQLEDPKQAKGIVKRGVTELVTPGIALNDKILETKRYNYLMAILFSHSTTSAAFIELSTGDFFCFSGKPTDIQKVTYALQPTEIIVGRTDYPKLIELLGKDYHIFRLEDWPFQYDTAYKILTHHFRTASLKGFGVQEEEYGIRAAGALLHYLHENEQKNLSHIHKIYVLPQHDFMMMDKFTLRNLEIIEPIHPEGKSLADALDCTLTPMGARLLRRWLVFPLSDLQQIQYRQNTVETFIIQQPKLAELASFLKNIGDLERTTARLAARKISPREATQLRNALHYFFPLFELLQQVAPQTTQTLIPVIPDIQEAVTLLKKTLLPECPVQTNAGNIIQDGISDKLDEYRNIRLHAQAILSDIQEREITKTGISTLKISFNNVFGYYIEITNAHKHKVPPDYIRKQTLTNAERYITPELKQLEEKILHAEDRMVQLESELYQELIEKLLAWVTSISAAAKAAAEIDVLRCFAWNAIKLQYCKPEFHENPTLEIIEGRHPVIEILLPRDKPFIPNDIYLSPDNQQILLITGPNMSGKSVILRQTALIVLLAQSGSFVPATQVRLGIVDRLFTRVGASDNVSAGESTFMVEMNETAQIVHQATPRSLVLLDEIGRGTSTYDGISIAWALVEYLHNEPSISAKTLFATHYHELAALDDQLPRVQNYHVQVQETQEEIIFLRKIVPGNSEHSFGIHVAELAGIPKPITQRAHEILKWLESQRDNRPAENQNLPTIKKTKIQQPLQLQLFALADEQAFKVRKEIEEIDIERLTPIEALLKLQYLKRLLEH